The Montipora foliosa isolate CH-2021 chromosome 1, ASM3666993v2, whole genome shotgun sequence genome has a window encoding:
- the LOC137993634 gene encoding transmembrane prolyl 4-hydroxylase-like translates to MSGLQRKPEWIQINLFLLLLYSFSRVRVSEASQEEKPMKFMKPCFNEDELLNLCTDPIEICHEERADEIKLVRLDGVKTGHEKWVELEQSRRYKIITRAMKPLLFEIPHFLSDEECEHIISLARDSGLTTSIAGFDVAAYEGNLDEDMAEADGNWTLDHDERFAKGFSVWDVNNDGFIDANEVRHFAQKRKLLFMREDEVPAMLERIGLSYTLEDGKISRKVFAKMNIKKILWYMDFLKEKSPRHRPRYSLQAWLRQDKEADPILRRLLKRITKLTQLPNKVIEGSEWMQVVHYEPFGHYHGHLDSNPFEDPTIPCCHQNHFGKPECRVCRFITILYYLNNVEKGGETAFLIADNTTIKPEDLEDPNTTTDEFNLSVNCHLANLVIPPKKGTAIMWYNNFIDQESGLLGSVDRYSLHGGCDVLQGVKWIANNWLTAPTKYSRHIKSLYDHGTS, encoded by the exons ATGAGTGGATTACAAAGGAAGCCAGAATGGATCCAGATAAATTTATTCTTGCTTTTGCTCTATTCCTTTTCTCGTGTAAGGGTATCCGAAGCTTCACAAGAGGAGAAGCCCATGAAATTTATGAAACCCTGTTTTAACGAGGATGAACTCCTAAATTTGTGTACGGATCCTATCGAGATTTGCCACGAGGAAAGAGCGGATGAAATCAAGCTTGTGCGCTTAGATGGGGTGAAG ACGGGTCACGAGAAATGGGTGGAATTAGAGCAGAGCAGAAGATACAAGATCATCACAAGAGCAATGAAGCCTTTACTTTTTG AAATCCCCCACTTCTTGTCGGACGAGGAATGTGAACACATCATTTCATTGGCAAGGGACAGTGGTCTCACCACAAGTATAGCTGGTTTTGATGTGGCCGCGTATGAAGGGAACTTGGACGAGGATATGGCAGAGGCTG atggcAACTGGACTCTTGATCACGATGAAAGATTTGCCAAAGGATTTTCCGTTTGGGATGTTAACAATGATGGCTTTATTGATGCTAATGAG GTGAGACATTTTGCGCAAAAACGCAAACTTCTTTTCATGAGAGAGGACGAGGTCCCTGCAAT GTTGGAACGGATAGGCTTATCCTACACTCTTGAAGATG GTAAAATCAGCCGTAAAGTTTTTGCTAAGATGAATATTAAGAAGATTCTATGGTACATGGACTTCTTGAAGGAGAAAAGTCCTCGCCACAGGCCCCGATATAGTCTACAGGCCTGGTTACGTCAAGATAAAGAAGCTGACCCAATACTGAGGCGATTGCTAAAGAG AATTACAAAGCTAACTCAGTTGCCAAACAAGGTGATTGAAGGAAGCGAGTGGATGCAG gTTGTTCATTATGAACCGTTTGGTCATTACCACGGCCATCTGGATTCCAATCCTTTCGAAGATCCCACAATTCCTTGCTGTCATCAAAATCACTTTGGAAAGCCCGAATGCCGAGTGTGCAg ATTCATCACGATTCTATACTATCTTAACAATGTGGAAAAGGGAGGCGAAACCGCATTCTTGATAGCGGACAACACAACTATCAAACCAGAG GACCTAGAGGACCCCAACACTACCACGGACGAGTTTAACTTGAGCGTCAATTGTCACCTTGCAAACCTGGTTATACCACCCAAGAAAGGCACTGCCATTATGTGGTACAATAACTTTATTGATCAAGAAAGCGGTCTTCTTGGTTCAGTGGACCGGTACTCGTTGCATGGTGGGTGTGACGTTCTTCAAGGAGTGAAGTGGATTGCAAACAACTGGTTGACAGCTCCGACTAAGTATTCAAGGCACATAAAGAGTCTTTACGATCACGGCACATCGTAG